GAAAATTTCATGAGTGTGAAGAAATTCGGAGGGGAATCGGCCTTTTCGCGGAGAAGTACAACGTCAGATACCGAGTTTCCTATTTCTATTCGGGTTTTGGAGTTGTCTCATGAAGAGGTCTGCACGAGGGTTTACCCTGATCGAACTACTGGTCGTGATCGCCATTATAGCAATCTTAATCGCATTATTGCTGCCGGCGGTGCAGCAAGCACGGGAGGCGGCCCGCCGCACCCAGTGCAAAAACAACCTGAAGCAGCTTGGTTTGGCGCTTCACAATTATCACGACGTTTACAATCAGTTTGCTCCCGGTGCAGTCCATTCTCAGGTGCCCCGATCCAACGGCGGCACAAGTTTCGGCCCCAGCTTCTATTGTGCTCTGTTGCCATATGTTGAGCAGGGCCCTCTATATCAATCGCTTGACCTGAGTTCAGGCCGTTCTCCCGGTTACATCGGTGAAGCGGGGGGCACGGCCATTTCTTCCGGTGCCAGAAATAAGCCCCTTGTGTTGTCTGCCGGCCCCATGACCTTTATGCGGTGTCCGTCGTCAGCAGGACCGGTTAACGAAAACAACGCGGGTGTCAGAGCTCCGTTTGCTCATTATGCAGGTATTGGTGGCGCCGTGGATATGACGTCGTTTAACGAAACTCGCATCTACAATGACGGCACCCTTGGCCTGATTTCCGGCGGAGGCATGATGGTGGCCAACAAAGGGATGAAGATGCGAGACTGTACTGATGGAACCAGCAATACGATGCATCTGGGGGAAATGTCTGGACGGCTCAAACGGCTGGACGGCACCTTTTCATGGGTCTCCCCATCCGGAACCACGCACGGCTGGATTATGGGAACACGGGCAGCGGGGACTCCGCCGAATCTTGATCCGGGCGGAACCGCTCAGGGTGATCAACGTTGTTTCAACATGGTAACCATCCGCTACAGCCCGAATCAGGAATTGTTTGCCAATCAGTTGTTTCCCGGAATGGGCAGCAATCAAGGAGCGAACAATCCACTGAATTCAATGCATACAGGAGGCGTTCAGATTCTTCTGGCGGATGGTTCCGTCCGATTCATCTCCGAAAACATGAATCTCGAAACACTGAAGCAGCTGTCCACACGAGACGACGGCCAGGTTGTTGGCGAATTCTAAGCACGCCTTCACCTTCGTTGATCAAATCCATGTTTGCCAACCGCTGCGACAGCGTCCATTCGGTCTTCTGACTGCCGTGGACGCTGCCGGCTTTTTTTGGTCAGCACGCAGCACATTGCGCATGTTGATGAAAATGTGTCGTCGCCAATCACACTGAACTCTGATATTGGAATAGTCCTGATGAAAATTTGCTTAAGAACGATTGCTGCACTGTTTGGTATTCTCTCGTTTGCTGCTGGTTGTGGAGGCACTGATTTTGGTGACATCGGAGCCATAACAGGGAACGTGACCTTCCAGGGTGAGAAGATTGCTCCGGAAACCAAGGTGATCTTTATGCAAATGGATAAGGGGTATGCTGGATTTGGATTCACAGACGATGAAGGAAACTATTCAATTGAATGGCACCGTGAGGGTACCAAATTTGACGGCATGCCAGTGGGAACCTACAAGGTTCTTGTGAAGCCTCCAGGTATGATTGACATCGAAGAGCTTAGCGCAGACGAAATGCTGGACGGTGCCGATTCGAAGATTGCCGAAACCAAGCCAGCGTTTGATCCCAAATACACCGAAACTGCCACCAGTGGCATCGAGTTCACAATCAAGGCTGGTGAGAACACATGTGATATTGCTCTGGACTAGTTTTGAAGCCTGATCCGCCACTGACCGCCTATCGCACATAAGTGGAAGGCGTCGGCTGGTATCTGCTGCGTAAGTCCTGAGTTTGACATTATTGAGGTTTATTTCATGATTTTTTCCATGCGGCGATTCGGTCGCGCATGCTTCCATGGATCGCTGCTGTTGTTCGCGTTGAGTCTGGTCCCAGCTGAAATTGCAGCACAGCAGCTAAGCTATAACCGCGACGTACGCCCCATCCTTGCCGAGAACTGTTTCTCGTGTCATGGCTTTGATCATGCAACACGTGAAGCAGGCTTACGTCTTGATACTCGTGAAGGAGCTGTGGCAGCGCTGGAATCCGGGAACATCGGAGTTGTTCCCGGCAAGCCAGACGACAGCGAACTGGTCAGGCGAATCCTGAGTGACGACGACGATTTGCTCATGCCGCCTCCCCACTCAGGAAAGCATCTTTCGCCAGAACAGAAGAACATCCTGATCGAATGGATTGCTCAGGAGGCAAACTACCAGCCTCACTGGGCATTCATTCCTCCTCAGAAAGTGGAACCGCCTGCTGCAGACTCAGACGTAACATCGATCAAGAATCCCATTGATGCGTTCATTCAGGAACGTCTACAGCGTGAGGGGCTGTCACCGTCGCCATTGGCTGACCCGATGACTTTGATTCGTCGCCTGAGTCTGGACTTAACCGGATTGCCTCCGACCGTACCGGAGGTTGATGACTTCGCTGCGGCTTTTGATGCCAACCCGGACCTCGCTTACAGTCAGCTGACCGAACGCCTGCTACAGTCTGCCGCGTATGGTGAACGCTGGGGGCGATGGTGGCTCGACCAGGCTCGCTACGCCGACAGCAATGGGTACTCGATTGATGCTCCAAGGAGCATCTGGAAATATCGAGACTGGGTTGTTGACTCGCTGAACCAGGATCTTCCATTCGACCGCTTTACCGTTGAGCAGCTGGCGGGCGATCTGCTGCCGAATGCTGCTGTCCCGCAACTGGTGGCAACGGGATTTCATCGCAATACGCAGATCAATCAGGAAGGCGGTATTGATCCCGAGCAATATCGGATCGACAGTGTCTTTGATCGTGTCGCAACCACCGGCACCGTCTGGCTGGGATTGTCCATCGGATGCGCTCAGTGCCATGATCACAAGTTCGATCCGATTACGCAGCGGGAGTACTATCAGTTCTTCGCGTTCCTGAACAATCAGGATGAACCGAGCTTAACCGTTTACGATCCTGAAATTGATGTCGCTGCTTTGAGGAAGGAGCGAAAACAGCTGCAGTCCGCACTTCGCACAAGAGTGGATGGGGCCTCCGACCAATTAGATGCCTGGGAATCGCAGTTGGGGCCAGATGAAAGGAAAGCGCTGTCGAAAGATATTCAGAAAGCCTTGAGTACTAAAAAGGCAAAACGAAACACAAAGCAACTGCTGCAGTTGTTCGGTCTAGGTCCGGGGCAGGCTGATCAGGAATTTCTGAGCCAGCAACAGCGGCTGGCCGAAATTGAGCGGGCCCTTGCGTCAGGCGTTTCGACTTTAGTAATGAAGGAACGAACAGAACCTCGCAAAACAACCGTCTTTATCAAAGGTGATTTCACTCGCCCTGCTGAAGAAGTGACCAGCGGCACCCCTGCCGTCCTGCCGGCACTATCAACCGACAGCGACCGAGCAACTCGCCTGGATCTTGCGAACTGGATCGTTTCGGCAGAGAACCCACTGACTGCTCGAGTGATTGTGAACCGTGTCTGGCAGCAGTACTTCGGGCGCGGTCTGGTGGAAACCGAAAACGACTTCGGACTACAGGGAACAACGCCGTCACACCCAGAACTGCTTGACTGGCTGGCCGTGAATTTTGTCGAGCAGGGGTGGAGCCTGAAGGCTTTGCATCGCACGATTGTGACATCGCACACCTACCAGCAGTCATCGCGAACACGAAGCGATCTGCAGGCGAAGGACCCCGACAATATTTTGCTGGCTCGCCAGCGTCGTTTGCGGCTGGATGCTGAAATCGTGCGCGATGTGGCCCTGTCTGTCAGCGGCCTGCTGTCTCGAAAAATGGGCGGCCCGCCCGTGTACCCGCCAATTCCCGAAGGAGTAATGGGGCAGGGGCAGGTCAAGCGTTCATGGACGGTAAGTGTCGGCGAAGACCGTTATCGCCGAGGTCTCTACACGTTTGTTTACCGAGCGACGCCGCCACCATCACTCAGTGTGTTCGATGCCCCGGATGGGCTGAGTACGTGCACTCGACGCAACCGCAGCAATACACCTTTGCAGGCCTTGACACTGATGAACGACGCGAACTTTTTTGAGTTCGCAAAATCGCTTGCTGATGTCATCCAGCGTGACGGCATCGAGACTGCTTTTCGACGCTGCACGTCCCGATTTCCTCGGCAGGAAGAACGGAAAGTTCTTGAGGGCCTTTCTCCACTCAACGCTGCTCGAACGCTTCTGAATCTGGATGAAACCTACACTCGTGAGTAGCGGAAGTTTGCTATGAATAACGCCTATCAATTGCAGGAACGAACACGTCGTCACTTTTTTCGTGATTGCGGCATCGGTGTCGGAGCCATGGCGCTTGGAGATCTGCTGCACGGTCAGCCGCAATCGTTTGCTCAACCTTCCGCCACTGGACCTTTGGATCCAAAGGTGGCTCACTTTCCAGCTAAAGCAAAGCGAGTCATCTTTCTGTTTATGGCAGGCGGGCCGTCGCAGCTGGACATGTTCGACCACAAGCCGATGCTGACGGAGTTAAACGGGCAACCGATGCCCCAAAGCTATCTGGAGGGCAAACGCTTTGCCTTCATGAACAGCAGCCACCGAACGAACCTGCTGGGGACAAAGCGTAAGTTTCAACAGTATGGCGACTCCGGCGCATGGTGCAGCGACTTATTGCCACACACCGCCGGTATCGTGGACAAGCTGACATTTCTTCACACCTGCAAGACTGATCTCTTCAACCACGCCCCGGCGAAGATTTTCATGAACACAGGCACAGGGCAGTTTGGACGCCCCAGTCTTGGCGCTTGGTTGACCTATGGCCTGGGCAGTGAGTGCGACAACCTGCCTGGCTTCGTCGTGCTGCAAAGCGGACCTCGTGGTCCCCGCGGAGGAGCCGTGCTGTGGGGAAGCGGAATGCTACCCACCACATATCAGGGGGTTCCGTTGCGCAATCAGGGCGAACCAATATTAAACCTGACAACTCCTGCGGGCGTCGAAGACAGCCAGCAGCTTGAGGTCCTGGATGCCGTCAGAAAATTGAATTCGCAACGGCTGGCTGATACCGGCGACGAAGAAATTGCAACTCGCATCAACGCCTACGAAATGGCCTACCGGATGCAATCAAGCGCTCCGGAGCTGATGGATACCAACGGCGAAACTCCTGATACGCTGGCGATGTACGGAATCAAGGATCCGAATGAACCGAGCTTCGCCAGAAACTGTTTGCTGGCACGGCGGCTTGTCGAACGAGGCGTTCGGTTCATTCAGTTGTATCACACCAACTGGGATCATCACGGAGGTGCCACAGAAAACCTTGAAACGCATCTGCCAATGATTTGCCGCGACATCGACCAGCCATGTGCAGGCCTGATTCGCGATCTTGAACAGCGAGGTTTGCTGAAGGACACGATCGTAGTCTGGGGCGGTGAATTCGGGCGGACGCCGATGGGTGAGGTTCGTGAATCCACAGGCCGGAATCATCACATTGATGCATTCACTATGTGGTTCGCCGGCGGTGGCTTTAAGCCAGGCACGTCTTTTGGCGAAACCGATGAATTTGGTTTCGGCCCCGTCGGCGAATCGACCCACGTTCGCGACATCCATGCAACGCTGCTGCATCAACTGGGAATCGACCACGAACGCCTGAGTTTCCGAACACAAGGTCTGGACCTGCGCCTGACGGGCGTGCTTCCCGCGCGGGTGATTCATGAAATCGTGGGCTGAGTGCCCGTGAAATTCTTCAGGCAAAGACATTTTTTGCTGCCGACACGACCGGCCAACCAAAACTTAGTTGCAGGGCCGATTCGATCTGCAGACCGCGATCGCGCAGCATCTTTACATCGCAGGCAATCAGCTCAGGAAAACGGTGCAGCGCCTGCGGAGTGACGTTTTGACCTAACCCAACTTCCCCAACTGGAGTCACGAAGGCAGTGTTTTGTGGGGTGAGCGGCCAGAAGTTTCCACTACATTTGCTTTTGGATTATTTTTGAGGGCAGTTTGAGGCTCAGCTTTTCCAGAAGAATCTGCTGATGGTCGGAGGGCTTTGACACGCAGCGGGTGCGGATCTCCGGGCCGGTGCGAGTGGGCAGGACGACGTCCATCGAACGGATCTCCGACAGCTCCGCAAGCACACGGCGCGGTTCGTCGCCCAGCCCTGCTTTGCTGCACAGCTGGCCGAGCGTCTTCCACAACACATACGCCAGAAAACACACGAAGATGTGTGCCAGAACACGGTCCTCCTTCTGATGCCAGATCGGGCGGATCGAAAGATCGCTTTTGTGGATTCGGAACGCGGCTTCCGCTTCGGTCAGTTGGATGTACGCCTTCCAAAGTTCTTCGTCGGACCAGTCGCTGACATTCGTTCGCAGCAGATAGCATCCGGAACTCAGAGTCGCCCAGTCACGCGTAGCTTCGATCTTTGACCATTCGATGCGTGCGGCCCCGTCATCTGTCTTCGTGACTTTCACGTCGAAGAGCTTTGCCGCTCGAGTGTTCTTTCCGAGCAGCCGGCCGATCTCACGTTCGACCTTCATCGGGTCGCGTTTCTGTTTATCGCACCGCGCCGTCATGCGGATGAGCGACTCTTCGATCTTCTTTTCGAAGCGCTGTGTGATCGCTTCTTCCTTCTTTGATCGATCGCGACTGCGACACAGGATGAATGTCTCCGGCGATGTGTTGCAGTCTTCCGATTCATCCGGATCGTCGCTGCCGGGCCACGGCACGACCTTGACTTCCAGGCCATCGCGAATGCTGGTCCAGTCTTCCTTCAGCAGCTCGTGTTCAAACTTCTTCAGCATCGATTTGGGAGTGCCGACGATGTAGCGTCGACCGCCTTCGCGCAGGAATTCGATGTTGTCTTCCGACACCATGCCGCGATCCATGACCCAGATGCGATCGCTTTTCCCGTAGCGTGCTTCCATCGTTTCGACGATGTGTTCCACGGTAGTAACGTCGGCCGTATTGCCGGCAAACACCTTGTATCCCAGCGGCATTCCGCATCGAGACACCACCAGCCCGATGCAGACCTGCTTGCAGTCGCTGCGGTTATCGCGCGAATAGCCACGCTGAGCCAGCGGATTGCGTTCGGCCTGACCTTCGAAGTAAGTGCTGGTGACGTCATACATCAGCAGGTCGTATTCGAGATCGAACAGATGGCCAAGGCGATTCTTCAGATGCGTTTCCAATGCGTCCTTGTGCGGCAGCAGCTGATCGAGTGTGCGGTACAGCCGATTATCGTTCACACGTTCTTCGCTCACGCCGAGCAGATCCCGCAGTGCCGTTTTCGGATACCATTGTTCGGCGGTGAAGAGTTCGCTGGCAGGTTCGAGCAGCCGCGCAATGATCAGAATCAGCGAACTCACATCCCAGCCGACCAGTTCACGACCTTCAGGGATCGCGTTGCTCAGGAACGTATCCAGTTGCAGCGTGCGAATCAGGTGCAGAGCCATCCACGGCCCGCCGAACTGTCGCAGGTTTTCCACACGAACTCCGGCGGCGTTGACTTCGACCCATCGCGGAGTCACGGCAGACGCATCATCATCGAACTCGAATCGCATCTGTCGACTGAGCGGTTGTGACTGATCAGCGGTGACACCGGGTGCAACCTCATCGCTACCGGCCAAAACTTCCGCCGCCTGATGGACGCCCAGTCGACCGGCTTCGTCAAGCTTCCCCAGCCACGCGACCACCCGCTGCCGCGGCCCACTGGCCGAGCGATACGATTCGACCAGCGCCCAGTAGGCGTGGCGACGACCGTTTTTGATTCGATGGCATTGGCGAATGAACATGATCGCAAATGCTACCGATCGATCTCTGACCGGCCAGATCAGAGGTCGTCACTACATCGTGTTTCAGATTTCAAACGCTGGACTTTCGGAAAATCGATAACAAAAACACGCCGAATAAATTCTCTGCAACCACATTTTGTGCGGCTGCTGGGGAAGTTGGGCTAAGCGATAGCTTCCGCATTCTTACACCGTAAGTCGGACGGCAGTCTATGCGGGGAGACATGCAACTGTGGCCGTCCCGCCAAGCGAGCCAAACCGCGGGCGCAGGGAGTCAGCAACCGGCGGAGTAAGTTGCTCAGCCATGCGATCTCTTGCTCCGACACGGGATGATCTTCCGTGACTCTCCGTCAGGAGCGACATGGTCCAAACAGCTCAGGACCTGAGACTATTCGCTTCGAAAAACGCATCGCTATCCAGCCAGGCAGGGGTAGTAGCGACGTGTCACACGCGTGCTTGCTGAACGTCGCCAAGATCGGCGAGGGCCTGATCGCGGTTCTGGATCGCAGTTTCGATGGCAGAGATTGAGACGTCGTCGAGGTTGCGATCGCCAGCCACAGCCGTCTGCACAATCTGCTCCGGGCGACGTGCTCCCACAATCGCGGACGTCAGTTCCGGGCGACGCAAAACCCACGCGATGGAGAGTTCCGGCATCGTCCACCCTAAACCATCAGCGATGGCGGAAAGCGATTCCACGAACTGCAGATTGATTTCTAGTTGAGGCGACTGAAAACGAGGATCACGACTGCGGTGATCTTTATCAGAAAGCTGGGCGACTCGTTCTTTCGTGAACGTTCCTGTCAGCAATCCTTTTCCCATCGGGCTGTAGCAGATTACGCCAATCTTCTGTTCGCCGCAGTACGGAAGAATGTCCGCTTCGACATCTCGTGCGATCATACTGTACGGTGGCTGCAGCGACGCAACCGGATGAATGGCCTGAAGTGTCTTCAGTTGATCAACGCTGTGATTGGACACGCCGATGTGCCGCACCTTGCCCTGCTGCTTTAAGTCGACCAGCGTTTGCCAGCCTTCTTCGATTTCTTCGTTAGGTTCCGGCCAATGCATCTGGTACAGATCGATGCAGTCAATGTCCAACCGCTGCAGGCTGGCTTCGCATTCTGCAATCACGCTGGCCCGCTTCAGGCACTTACCAATCGTTCCGTCGCCTTCGTCAGTCCGGCCGCACTTGGTGGCGATGATCGGTCGTCGGTCGGCGGGGATCAGCTTCAGTGCTTTGCCGACGAGTTCTTCGCTGCGGCCAAGTCCATAAACAGCGGCTGTGTCGATCCAGTTCACCCCGACGCCGACCGCTTTGACAATCGTGTCCAACGCTTCCTGTTCGTCCTGATCACCCCACCCAAACTGCCAATCACCCCCGCCAATCGCCCATGTGCCAAGGCCAATAACGCTGAGATTAAGATCACTATTGCCGAGTTTTCGAAACTGCATGACGGGTGATTGACCAAATTTGAAGGTGATCGAAGACTGTCACGCTCGTCGCGCAACAGCACAAGGCTTGAATACGCCTCGTTACGACGTGACACCAGCCGCTCTGGTGCCAGCCACGGCTGATTAAGACCGTGGCCAGCTCAAAGCGGCTGGAAAATTGTAAGCCACATGTTGCGGCTGAAATGTGACCGAAGGTCTATACCGTCGGTTCCCAACCTGGTTCGTATTCTCGCTTCCATAGTTTCATGGCTTCATCGTTGTTAAGGATGTGGCCGTTGGCGGGGTCGCAGTCCAGTGAATCGCCGGTTCGGTGAGCGATGTTTCCGAGATGACACAGCAGCGTGCTCTTGTGGCCTTCTTCAATCTCGGCGTTCAGCATCGTCGGATCGTCCGCTCGGATCGCATCCACGAAGTTCTGGATATGGAAGGAGTCCGAACGGGTGCCGGGGACGTTTTTGATTTCCTTCGCCCTTTGATCGTAGACCTTGTAGCCCCAGTCTGTGATTTCCAGACTGCCTTCTTCGCCATGGAACGTGCAGCCGAAGCTGCTACCGTCCATGCCGTGGCGATTGCAGCTGAGAGCTTCCCAGATGCATTGTTTTTCGCCTTCGAACTGGAACGAAACAACGTGCGTGTCGGCTGTTTCCTGGTCGTCGTCAAAACGGTAGCGACCGCCGGACGAAACAACTCGAGTGGGATAGTCGGCCTGCAGGCCCCAGCGAGCCAGGTCGAGCGAATGAACGCCGTTGTTGCCCAGTTCTCCGTTGCCATAGTGCCAGAACCAGTGCCAGTTGTAAGGCAGTTTGTTAGACGTGTACGGCTGACGCGGAGCGGGCCCCTGCCACAATTCGTAGTCCATGTTTGGTGGAACTTCAGCCGGCGTTCCGTGTCCGATGGGACCTCGCAGGTTGGCGTACCAACTTCGGCTGTAATACACGCGACCGATGCCGCCATCGTGAAGCAGTTTGATGGCTTCCTGAATCTCTTTGCCACTGCGTCGCTGGCTGCCCATTTGAACGCACTTTTTGTTCTTGCGAGCCGCCTTGATGGCCATTTCGCCTTCCCACGGATTGTGGCTGCATGGCTTTTCGACGTAGCAGTGCTTGCCTGCGTTACAGGCCATGATGGCTGCTGGCGCGTGCCAGTGATTTGGGGCCGCACACACAAGAGCGTCGACGTCTGGGTCATCCAGAATGTCTTTGAAGTTGCCGGTCGTTGCAAAGTCGTAATCGACCAACTTGTCCATCCGCTTGGCAGCAGCGGCCAGTCGGTTCGTGTCGGTTTCGCAAAGGTACTTCACTTCGACGTTCGGCGTTTCCGCAAATGTGGTCGCCAGCGACATACCTCGACTTAGCCCCATGACGCCCACGACGACTTTGTCCTGCGCACTGCGAGGGCCTGCCGCTCGCGATGGTGCTGCAGCACCGATGGCCGTTAACGCGGCTCCGGAAGCCGCCACAAAACTTCGGCGAGAGACAGACGAAGGTTGATCGTTCTGATTTTCGGACATGTAGATATTCCTTAGGGCAGGAGAGTTGCAGGAGGGAAATAATTCGGGCAGAAGGATGATGAAGGTGCACTACAGCTGAGTCAGGATTTCTTCATCCGTGGGAAACCGGTGAGTTTTTTGCTTGCTGAAAATCAGGCGGCCGTCGACTTCGACGTCAAACACACCACCTTTGCTCTTCACAAGTTCAGCATCGACGCCATTCTTGTTCTTGATCGCAGCCGCCAGACTGGTGGCTTGGGGCGTGTAATTTCACATCACGCAGTAGGTGATCCTGATCTTCATTGTAAACTCCGTGGTGCAGGTTTCGTCGGCCAACCATATTATGCGCTCGCGAAACGGAAGGCAACCGGCGGGCGATGGTCAGCCTGGGCAATTTGCACGATGAATCGTCTGCAGCAGTTTTCCTTATGCCGGTCCACTGAAATCGGCGATGACTGCCGACATTTATCAGCCAATTCTGCAAATTGTGACGAGGCAATTTCGCGCACGAAAAAGTCCCACGCGCCGAGGTCGGAGCGTGGGACTACTAAGGGGCGTCTGTCAGCCGAATTACTCCGCCTTTTTCTCTTTCACTTCATAACCCTTTTTGAATGCATCTTCGCTGAAGACCAGTTCAAGCTGTTCGTCGCCTTCGGCACCCGCAACCTTGGCTTTGCATTTGCCGCAGCAGAAGCCGACTTTGACGCCAGCGACCTTCACATTTTGTTCCGCGTTAACGGATCCACCAGACAGCGGGCACTTCACCTGCTTTGCCTGCTTGGTCTGGATCAGTTGATGATTCGCTTTCGTCGCAAACTTCTTGCTGTCCTTTTCCATGGCGGCTTTGCACTTGCCGCAGCAAACGTAGACGTTGGCCTTCTTGTAGCTGACGGTTTTTGCGTCAGCAATTTTGATTTCTTTGCCGGCGACCGGACACTTCACTGTGGTGACTTTTTCTGCTGCTTCTTCGGCGTTGCCAACAGAAACGATGGCAACCATCGCGGCCAGTAGTACAGAAGCTGCTGTTGTGAAAGACTTCATAAATGTTTCCTTTAACGATTCGATTGTGTGGTGTGTGATTTGGAAATCTGAAAGTTCAGATCTGCGCGAGGGTATTCGCAGGCCGAAGCCTCGGCCTGGTGTTTGCGCATGCGTGAGTGTTGCAGTGTTGCCGGAGTTTAAATCCGCCAGACACTGGTCACGGTGCGCGTCGGCGGCGGCCGCCGGACCGTTCCAGGCGAATGCGATCGCTGTGGTTGCTCACACAAGTCCAGTGAGTACACGTGTGCCGCAGCTGCGTTTTTGCATTGCGCCGAATCGAGCGACACGGTCTGAGCCGTCACAATGGCATTCTGCCGATGTAGGGTCCGGCAGTGGCACGGTGTGCTCGTTGGTTGATCGGGTTCGGATTCCGATCTGACAGCTGCGACATCAGCGCAGCACGACGGCTTTGATGAAGATGTTCCGCAGCAGCTGGGACCTGGCTCTTTCTGGCGAATGTTCTTTCCACTCGCCTGGCTGCAACACGAGGTCGGTCCTTTGCAGCAACAGTTCCCCAATGCCGCATTGGGGATCAACATCCCCAGCGTCATACAGAAAACCAGTATGTTGCGGCTCCAGTTCACGTGTGGCACACTTTCGGCAGCGTTAGACGATGCGTTCGAGAACCACGAATTGTACGGACATTTCACTGGTTTGGGAAGATGAGTCCCCAAAACTAAGCAAACACGTTCTGCAGCGGAGTGCCTTCATGAGCAATGTGGAAGGGACGACCGTTGGGCGCCAGAATCTCTTTTTTGATCGGCAGACCGCAGCCGTAGGCGATTGTGGCGTTCAGATCCTGAGGGTAGCAGTGGCCTTCTTCGACCGCCTTTCCGATTTCGTCGGTGCTTCCCACCACGTGGCCGCCTTTCACGCCGGCTCCCGCCAGCATCGCACTAAAGCAGCCGGGGTGATGGTCGCGACCGGCGTTGGCGTTGATTCTTGGCGTGCGTCCAAATTCGGTGCTCAACACGATCATCGTTTTACTTAACAGGCCTCGCTGTTTCAGGTCGTCGATCAGTGTGGCGATGGCAATATCCAGTTGGCCCGCTCGACTGCTGAAACTGTCGTAGATGTTGTTGTGGTTGTCCCAGCCGCCGTGTTCGATTTCGACGAAGCGAACGCCTTTTTCCACCAGGCGGCGAGCCAGCAAGCAGCCCTGGCCAATCTTGTTCTTGCCATAGCTCTCTTTGACGCTGTCTTCTTCTTTGCTGATATCAAACGCCACCAAATCGGGACTCTTCAGCAACCGCACGGCCTCGGTGTAGTAGTCAGTGTACGCTTCTACTTCGGTTGTTTGATACTTACGACGGAAGCTGGATTCGAACTGACCGATCAGGCGGCGGCGCTTTTCGAAGTTCTTTTCGTTCAGGTACTTTGGTGGCTTCGTGTTTTGCAGCCCCGTGGCCGCATCGCCCACCGGTGCCGGGGCCAGTTCGGCCGACAGGTAGCCCTGTCCCGGATGACGACTGCCTCCGCCGATGATCACGCTGCCGGGCAGATTTCTGTTTTTGCGGCCTTCGAAATGAGTCAGCCAGGAACCGAGAAACGGATGGCGAATGGAACCGATCAGCTTGTAACTGGTTCTCATCAAATACCGGCCCTGCTCGTGAGCCCCGGTTTCGGTGGCCATGGATCGGATCACGGTCAGTTGGTTCATCTTTTCGGCCAGGCGCGGCAAGTGTTCGCCAATTTGTATGCCGGAGACTGAAGTCTGAATGGCCTTGGTTTCACCGCCTTCTTCTTTATCGGGCTTTGGGTCGAACGTGTCGATGTGACTCATCGCGCCGTTCATCATGAGATAGATGACGTGTTCAGCCTTCTTAGCCGGCGCGAGTGACGAATTGGCGGCTTGAGCGGCAGAACTAAACAGCGATTCTGCGACCGGCAATATGCTCAGCCCAAAGGCTGTTTTGGCCAGCGACTCCACAAAGTTGCGGCGGTCAATTTCGTCCAGGCGTGAGATGGGCTGCGGCATATTTTTTGGACCTCAGATTTCTGGTGTTGCAACTTCAAGTTGAGCGGTCATCGCGCGACGGCCTTTGGTCGATCGCTTTCCGTCTTATTGAATGAACAGGAATTCCTTCGTGTTGATCAATGCCCAAATCACGTTGC
This DNA window, taken from Fuerstiella marisgermanici, encodes the following:
- a CDS encoding IS1634 family transposase, which encodes MFIRQCHRIKNGRRHAYWALVESYRSASGPRQRVVAWLGKLDEAGRLGVHQAAEVLAGSDEVAPGVTADQSQPLSRQMRFEFDDDASAVTPRWVEVNAAGVRVENLRQFGGPWMALHLIRTLQLDTFLSNAIPEGRELVGWDVSSLILIIARLLEPASELFTAEQWYPKTALRDLLGVSEERVNDNRLYRTLDQLLPHKDALETHLKNRLGHLFDLEYDLLMYDVTSTYFEGQAERNPLAQRGYSRDNRSDCKQVCIGLVVSRCGMPLGYKVFAGNTADVTTVEHIVETMEARYGKSDRIWVMDRGMVSEDNIEFLREGGRRYIVGTPKSMLKKFEHELLKEDWTSIRDGLEVKVVPWPGSDDPDESEDCNTSPETFILCRSRDRSKKEEAITQRFEKKIEESLIRMTARCDKQKRDPMKVEREIGRLLGKNTRAAKLFDVKVTKTDDGAARIEWSKIEATRDWATLSSGCYLLRTNVSDWSDEELWKAYIQLTEAEAAFRIHKSDLSIRPIWHQKEDRVLAHIFVCFLAYVLWKTLGQLCSKAGLGDEPRRVLAELSEIRSMDVVLPTRTGPEIRTRCVSKPSDHQQILLEKLSLKLPSKIIQKQM
- a CDS encoding aldo/keto reductase; this translates as MQFRKLGNSDLNLSVIGLGTWAIGGGDWQFGWGDQDEQEALDTIVKAVGVGVNWIDTAAVYGLGRSEELVGKALKLIPADRRPIIATKCGRTDEGDGTIGKCLKRASVIAECEASLQRLDIDCIDLYQMHWPEPNEEIEEGWQTLVDLKQQGKVRHIGVSNHSVDQLKTLQAIHPVASLQPPYSMIARDVEADILPYCGEQKIGVICYSPMGKGLLTGTFTKERVAQLSDKDHRSRDPRFQSPQLEINLQFVESLSAIADGLGWTMPELSIAWVLRRPELTSAIVGARRPEQIVQTAVAGDRNLDDVSISAIETAIQNRDQALADLGDVQQARV
- a CDS encoding Gfo/Idh/MocA family protein; protein product: MSENQNDQPSSVSRRSFVAASGAALTAIGAAAPSRAAGPRSAQDKVVVGVMGLSRGMSLATTFAETPNVEVKYLCETDTNRLAAAAKRMDKLVDYDFATTGNFKDILDDPDVDALVCAAPNHWHAPAAIMACNAGKHCYVEKPCSHNPWEGEMAIKAARKNKKCVQMGSQRRSGKEIQEAIKLLHDGGIGRVYYSRSWYANLRGPIGHGTPAEVPPNMDYELWQGPAPRQPYTSNKLPYNWHWFWHYGNGELGNNGVHSLDLARWGLQADYPTRVVSSGGRYRFDDDQETADTHVVSFQFEGEKQCIWEALSCNRHGMDGSSFGCTFHGEEGSLEITDWGYKVYDQRAKEIKNVPGTRSDSFHIQNFVDAIRADDPTMLNAEIEEGHKSTLLCHLGNIAHRTGDSLDCDPANGHILNNDEAMKLWKREYEPGWEPTV
- a CDS encoding DUF1501 domain-containing protein, with the translated sequence MPQPISRLDEIDRRNFVESLAKTAFGLSILPVAESLFSSAAQAANSSLAPAKKAEHVIYLMMNGAMSHIDTFDPKPDKEEGGETKAIQTSVSGIQIGEHLPRLAEKMNQLTVIRSMATETGAHEQGRYLMRTSYKLIGSIRHPFLGSWLTHFEGRKNRNLPGSVIIGGGSRHPGQGYLSAELAPAPVGDAATGLQNTKPPKYLNEKNFEKRRRLIGQFESSFRRKYQTTEVEAYTDYYTEAVRLLKSPDLVAFDISKEEDSVKESYGKNKIGQGCLLARRLVEKGVRFVEIEHGGWDNHNNIYDSFSSRAGQLDIAIATLIDDLKQRGLLSKTMIVLSTEFGRTPRINANAGRDHHPGCFSAMLAGAGVKGGHVVGSTDEIGKAVEEGHCYPQDLNATIAYGCGLPIKKEILAPNGRPFHIAHEGTPLQNVFA